Proteins encoded in a region of the Pieris brassicae chromosome 3, ilPieBrab1.1, whole genome shotgun sequence genome:
- the LOC123706697 gene encoding cytochrome P450 4C1-like isoform X1: MYLCYFCILFAVILWYGGFRYKRRNMYLLAKKVKTPKLLFPFFGISIEVLGNTEAIMNKMKYYSDFATSSGGVACGWLGPLLYYLITDADKIEVVLKTVLEKDGLHRFIQVLVGNASIFSKVSIWRPRRKITVTAFSPKILSEFVNVFSLQSDKLSNKLKPMAGAGNFKLWPYVNAYSLDAIMETAMGVQINAQDSQDNPILTAVNESLRLSSERIFHLWLQPDWLFKFFPQYSQLLNHTRIVHDFTSEIIRKKKTEFNTKNKDIAHKPDVEQGNLETTFLDHLIRQSDLQGGYSDLELREEVLTFIIAAMDTSATTMGFVLKLLGKYPEIQQKVFKELDAVFEGSDRLLYKHDLAKLQYLERVIKETLRLFPSVPFLIRKAEYDTQLTEDITLPKGAGIVCSIWGVHRNPTIWGPDADCFDPDRFLPERCKDLPACAYIPFSFGPRNCLGYQYAMMSMKTALSTVLRVYRVVGAPEAGPIPNIRVKLEVMLKAVDEYEVAIVER, encoded by the exons AtgtatttgtgttatttttgtattcttttTGCAGTGATTTTATGGTACGGTGGATTTCGATATAAAAGGCGAAATATGTACCTCTTGGCGAAGAAAGTTAAAACGCCGAAATTATTGTTCCCCTTCTTTGGAATTTCCATCGAGGTTTTAGGGAACACTGAAG CTAtcatgaataaaatgaaatattatagcGACTTCGCAACAAGTTCCGGAGGTGTCGCCTGTGGGTGGCTTGGTcctcttttatattatt tgaTTACAGATGCTGATAAGATCGAGGTTGTACTAAAAACCGTTCTTGAAAAGGACGGTTTGCATCGTTTTATACAAGTCCTCGTTGGCAATGCATCAATATTTTCGAAAG tttcaattTGGAGGCCACGTCGTAAAATTACAGTTACAGCATTCAGTCCAAAAATTTTATCAGAATTTGTCAATGTTTTTTCGCTTCAATCGGATAAACTATCCAACAAACTGAAACCTATGGCTGGGGctggaaattttaaattatggcCGTATGTCAATGCGTATAGCTTGGATGCTATAATGG AAACAGCTATGGGTGTCCAGATCAATGCGCAAGATAGCCAGGATAACCCAATCCTTACGGCGGTAAACGAATCCCTTCGGCTATCTTCTGAGAGGATATTCCACCTGTGGCTCCAACCAGACTGgctgtttaaatttttcccaCAATACTCCCAACTTTTGAATCACACAAGAATAGTACATGATTTCACTAGTGAG ATTATTCGCAAGAAAAAGACGGAGTTCAACACGAAGAACAAAGATATTGCTCATAAACCAG ATGTCGAACAAGGTAACTTGGAGACTACGTTTTTGGATCATCTCATACGTCAGTCTGATCTGCAAGGTGGATACAGTGACTTGGAGTTGCGTGAAGAAGTCTTAACTTTCATTATAGCTGCCATGGACACCTCCGCTACGACTATGGGGTTCGTTCTCAAGCTCCTAGGGAAATATCCAGAAATTCAGCAAAAAGTCTTTAAAGA ACTGGATGCAGTATTTGAAGGGTCAGACCGCTTGTTATATAAACACGATTTAGCAAAACTCCAATATTTAGAAAGAGTTATTAAAGAGACTCTGAGATTATTCCCATCAGTCCCGTTTCTTATTCGAAAAGCGGAATATGATACACAATTga CCGAAGATATTACGCTGCCCAAAGGTGCTGGTATAGTATGCAGCATCTGGGGTGTTCATCGTAATCCTACCATTTGGGGCCCTGACGCCGACTGCTTCGATCCCGATAGATTCCTGCCAGAGAGATGCAAAGACCTCCCAGCCTGTGCTTATATTCCATTTAGCTTCGGACCTCGCAATTGTCTCG gtTACCAATATGCAATGATGTCAATGAAGACCGCTTTATCAACAGTGCTACGTGTGTATCGCGTGGTCGGTGCGCCGGAGGCTGGACCCATCCCTAACATCAGAGTAAAGCTAGAAGTGATGCTTAAGGCGGTCGATGAATATGAAGTTGCGATTGTggaaagataa
- the LOC123706697 gene encoding cytochrome P450 4C1-like isoform X2: MAVIELITDADKIEVVLKTVLEKDGLHRFIQVLVGNASIFSKVSIWRPRRKITVTAFSPKILSEFVNVFSLQSDKLSNKLKPMAGAGNFKLWPYVNAYSLDAIMETAMGVQINAQDSQDNPILTAVNESLRLSSERIFHLWLQPDWLFKFFPQYSQLLNHTRIVHDFTSEIIRKKKTEFNTKNKDIAHKPDVEQGNLETTFLDHLIRQSDLQGGYSDLELREEVLTFIIAAMDTSATTMGFVLKLLGKYPEIQQKVFKELDAVFEGSDRLLYKHDLAKLQYLERVIKETLRLFPSVPFLIRKAEYDTQLTEDITLPKGAGIVCSIWGVHRNPTIWGPDADCFDPDRFLPERCKDLPACAYIPFSFGPRNCLGYQYAMMSMKTALSTVLRVYRVVGAPEAGPIPNIRVKLEVMLKAVDEYEVAIVER, translated from the exons ATGGCGGTTATTGAat tgaTTACAGATGCTGATAAGATCGAGGTTGTACTAAAAACCGTTCTTGAAAAGGACGGTTTGCATCGTTTTATACAAGTCCTCGTTGGCAATGCATCAATATTTTCGAAAG tttcaattTGGAGGCCACGTCGTAAAATTACAGTTACAGCATTCAGTCCAAAAATTTTATCAGAATTTGTCAATGTTTTTTCGCTTCAATCGGATAAACTATCCAACAAACTGAAACCTATGGCTGGGGctggaaattttaaattatggcCGTATGTCAATGCGTATAGCTTGGATGCTATAATGG AAACAGCTATGGGTGTCCAGATCAATGCGCAAGATAGCCAGGATAACCCAATCCTTACGGCGGTAAACGAATCCCTTCGGCTATCTTCTGAGAGGATATTCCACCTGTGGCTCCAACCAGACTGgctgtttaaatttttcccaCAATACTCCCAACTTTTGAATCACACAAGAATAGTACATGATTTCACTAGTGAG ATTATTCGCAAGAAAAAGACGGAGTTCAACACGAAGAACAAAGATATTGCTCATAAACCAG ATGTCGAACAAGGTAACTTGGAGACTACGTTTTTGGATCATCTCATACGTCAGTCTGATCTGCAAGGTGGATACAGTGACTTGGAGTTGCGTGAAGAAGTCTTAACTTTCATTATAGCTGCCATGGACACCTCCGCTACGACTATGGGGTTCGTTCTCAAGCTCCTAGGGAAATATCCAGAAATTCAGCAAAAAGTCTTTAAAGA ACTGGATGCAGTATTTGAAGGGTCAGACCGCTTGTTATATAAACACGATTTAGCAAAACTCCAATATTTAGAAAGAGTTATTAAAGAGACTCTGAGATTATTCCCATCAGTCCCGTTTCTTATTCGAAAAGCGGAATATGATACACAATTga CCGAAGATATTACGCTGCCCAAAGGTGCTGGTATAGTATGCAGCATCTGGGGTGTTCATCGTAATCCTACCATTTGGGGCCCTGACGCCGACTGCTTCGATCCCGATAGATTCCTGCCAGAGAGATGCAAAGACCTCCCAGCCTGTGCTTATATTCCATTTAGCTTCGGACCTCGCAATTGTCTCG gtTACCAATATGCAATGATGTCAATGAAGACCGCTTTATCAACAGTGCTACGTGTGTATCGCGTGGTCGGTGCGCCGGAGGCTGGACCCATCCCTAACATCAGAGTAAAGCTAGAAGTGATGCTTAAGGCGGTCGATGAATATGAAGTTGCGATTGTggaaagataa
- the LOC123706697 gene encoding cytochrome P450 4C1-like isoform X3 translates to MAGAGNFKLWPYVNAYSLDAIMETAMGVQINAQDSQDNPILTAVNESLRLSSERIFHLWLQPDWLFKFFPQYSQLLNHTRIVHDFTSEIIRKKKTEFNTKNKDIAHKPDVEQGNLETTFLDHLIRQSDLQGGYSDLELREEVLTFIIAAMDTSATTMGFVLKLLGKYPEIQQKVFKELDAVFEGSDRLLYKHDLAKLQYLERVIKETLRLFPSVPFLIRKAEYDTQLTEDITLPKGAGIVCSIWGVHRNPTIWGPDADCFDPDRFLPERCKDLPACAYIPFSFGPRNCLGYQYAMMSMKTALSTVLRVYRVVGAPEAGPIPNIRVKLEVMLKAVDEYEVAIVER, encoded by the exons ATGGCTGGGGctggaaattttaaattatggcCGTATGTCAATGCGTATAGCTTGGATGCTATAATGG AAACAGCTATGGGTGTCCAGATCAATGCGCAAGATAGCCAGGATAACCCAATCCTTACGGCGGTAAACGAATCCCTTCGGCTATCTTCTGAGAGGATATTCCACCTGTGGCTCCAACCAGACTGgctgtttaaatttttcccaCAATACTCCCAACTTTTGAATCACACAAGAATAGTACATGATTTCACTAGTGAG ATTATTCGCAAGAAAAAGACGGAGTTCAACACGAAGAACAAAGATATTGCTCATAAACCAG ATGTCGAACAAGGTAACTTGGAGACTACGTTTTTGGATCATCTCATACGTCAGTCTGATCTGCAAGGTGGATACAGTGACTTGGAGTTGCGTGAAGAAGTCTTAACTTTCATTATAGCTGCCATGGACACCTCCGCTACGACTATGGGGTTCGTTCTCAAGCTCCTAGGGAAATATCCAGAAATTCAGCAAAAAGTCTTTAAAGA ACTGGATGCAGTATTTGAAGGGTCAGACCGCTTGTTATATAAACACGATTTAGCAAAACTCCAATATTTAGAAAGAGTTATTAAAGAGACTCTGAGATTATTCCCATCAGTCCCGTTTCTTATTCGAAAAGCGGAATATGATACACAATTga CCGAAGATATTACGCTGCCCAAAGGTGCTGGTATAGTATGCAGCATCTGGGGTGTTCATCGTAATCCTACCATTTGGGGCCCTGACGCCGACTGCTTCGATCCCGATAGATTCCTGCCAGAGAGATGCAAAGACCTCCCAGCCTGTGCTTATATTCCATTTAGCTTCGGACCTCGCAATTGTCTCG gtTACCAATATGCAATGATGTCAATGAAGACCGCTTTATCAACAGTGCTACGTGTGTATCGCGTGGTCGGTGCGCCGGAGGCTGGACCCATCCCTAACATCAGAGTAAAGCTAGAAGTGATGCTTAAGGCGGTCGATGAATATGAAGTTGCGATTGTggaaagataa